A region of Mammaliicoccus sp. Dog046 DNA encodes the following proteins:
- a CDS encoding adenylate kinase, whose product MNIILMGLPGAGKGTQASEIVKKYPIPHISTGDMFRKAIKEETDLGKEAKSFMDRGELVPDEVTIGIVRERLAEEDAKKGFLLDGFPRTVEQAEALNDILSQLGRQVDAVVNIEVAEEELMNRLTGRRICSECGTTYHLVFNPPKVEGVCDLDGGKLYQREDDNPETVANRLSVNVKQTKPLLDFYDNQGVLKNIDGSRQIDNVTEDVIQILESL is encoded by the coding sequence ATGAACATCATTTTAATGGGTTTACCTGGTGCAGGTAAAGGAACTCAAGCGAGTGAAATTGTTAAGAAATACCCTATTCCACATATCTCAACTGGTGATATGTTCCGTAAAGCGATTAAGGAAGAAACAGACCTTGGTAAAGAGGCTAAATCTTTCATGGATCGTGGAGAACTAGTACCAGATGAAGTGACTATAGGAATCGTTAGAGAAAGACTTGCTGAAGAAGATGCTAAAAAAGGGTTCTTGCTAGATGGTTTTCCTCGTACAGTAGAACAAGCTGAAGCATTAAATGATATTTTAAGCCAACTAGGCCGTCAAGTTGACGCTGTCGTTAACATTGAAGTTGCTGAAGAAGAGCTTATGAATCGTTTAACTGGTAGACGTATTTGTTCTGAATGTGGAACAACATATCATTTAGTATTTAATCCACCAAAAGTCGAAGGTGTTTGTGATCTTGATGGCGGTAAACTTTACCAACGTGAAGATGATAACCCTGAAACAGTAGCAAATCGTTTAAGTGTCAATGTTAAACAAACAAAACCACTTTTAGATTTCTATGACAATCAAGGTGTCCTTAAAAACATCGATGGTTCTAGACAAATTGATAATGTTACTGAAGATGTTATTCAAATTCTTGAATCATTATAG